The following are encoded together in the Brassica napus cultivar Da-Ae chromosome A9, Da-Ae, whole genome shotgun sequence genome:
- the LOC106365016 gene encoding LOB domain-containing protein 29: MSSSSSSSLSGSPCGACKFLRRKCSKGCVFAPYFCHEQGASHFAAIHKVFGASNASKLLSQLPTSDRCEAAITISYEAQARLQDPIYGCVSHIFALQQQVVNLQAQLEILKQQVAQSMMFADSPSSENPNSFYGDTTKTTSYHHDHHQEHQNIYHHHDQTHLVNQIGSLGTGQHGDATVNSYPSQNSSGLGEFSIYPELEQHLNTFNQDHLKELQSANFGYISFS, from the exons ATGAGTAGCTCAAGCTCTAGTTCTCTCTCTGGCTCTCCTTGTGGAGCTTGTAAGTTCCTCAGGAGGAAATGTTCAAAGGGATGTGTGTTTGCTCCATACTTTTGTCATGAACAAGGAGCTTCACACTTTGCGGCCATTCACAAGGTTTTTGGAGCTAGCAATGCTTCTAAATTGCTCTCTCAGCTTCCCACTAGCGACCGCTGCGAAGCAGCCATTACAATCTCTTACGAAGCTCAAGCTAGGCTTCAAGATCCCATCTACGGCTGTGTCTCTCATATCTTTGCTCTCCAGCAGCAG GTTGTGAATCTACAAGCACAGCTTGAGATTCTAAAGCAACAAGTCGCACAAAGCATGATGTTTGCTGATTCACCATCATCAGAAAACCCTAATAGCTTTTATGGAGACACTACTAAGACTACTTCTTATCATCATGACCATCACCAAgaacatcaaaatatttatcatcATCATGATCAGACCCATCTAGTCAACCAAATCGGAAGCTTAGGAACTGGTCAGCACGGAGATGCGACGGTGAATAGTTACCCCAGCCAAAACTCCTCGGGCTTGGGAGAATTCTCTATCTACCCTGAATTGGAACAACACTTGAACACTTTCAATCAAGATCATCTCAAAGAGCTTCAGTCAGCAAATTTTGGTTACATATCGTTCTCGTGA